The following nucleotide sequence is from Cercospora beticola chromosome 2, complete sequence.
ATGCCACGAACGACTTGAGCCTGCCATTCGACTATGAAGTGCTTTCAGTCGAACTTGCTACCTCACGGACGCGCCTCTTCGTAGCTCACAGCATACAGCCTCGCTCCCAGATGACTTGTATATCCAAACAAGCCGAGGTGGGATCGTGATATAGTCTAGGGCTGACAGGAGAACCCATAGACTACATATCGAACAGCATTTACTATACAAAAGGTACAACCACGGAACAATCCCGGCAAGTCGACTAGCCTCTGACCACGGTCCATCCGGTCACATCCATTGCTTTACCGCTCGAGATTTTCTCCTGAAAGTCCAAAACAATCTCAGCCCTACACAAGGAGTATACGAGGACTACCCGTCGCGAGGGAACGAGCTTAGTCTACCAAAAGCTATTCTACAGTGTATGCGGATCGCGGACGATATGGACACCCGAACTATAGATTTCTTGATCGTACGGCTCGACGGGTTTTATTTGGGTGTTCGGAAGGGCTGTACTTCCACTGCTTCGTGGCCACATGCCATACCACACATATATCATAGACCCTTCGCCGCAGTGCGCCTCTCTCTCATCCTTTCCAATCCTTCCCACCTTCAAACTCACCCATCATGAAGTTCCTCGCATCTTCCGCCTACTTCATCTACATGTTCTCTGTCTTTTTGGTAAGCGCAAACGCTTGCAGCCCCAAGACCGTGAACTATCCTTCAGACAATGCATGTCGTGCCGGTTGCGCCGCAGAGGTAAGATATTATGTTATGTTACCGCACGTCGTGTTGAAGGGTTTCTGACTTGCATCAGTGCCAAGCAGTAGGATGCACCGACAGTACCAAAGTCTTCTGCAGCACCGGGCCATCAATCTCTGGAGCTGATTGTGTTTGCGGCGGATGAGCGAGGTCGAATCGATAGGAAGAGACGAGGATCGGAGTGATCAATTTTGTGAATGTTTTGTGTTGGAGATATCACAGCGGAAAGAAGAGCACATTTGCGAGACAGATGGTCTTGGTCTGATTCGCATCATTGGACTGCAGCGACGTTGATACTAGGAAGTTGCTTGCTTGAAGTAGAGCCATCCTGATATCAGCAGTGCTGAAGGCTCTCTATCCGAAGAGTCTTCGAGCTCGGGTTACATATTATGGGAAGTTGTAGCAACCCGAGGCCTTGAAGTATCAGTTTATGTATAACAAGATTGGGCCCAagtgccttcttcgcagcacgGAACGTGCCTACAATTTGACACTGGCGGAATGTCGTTCGTGAGCGAGCTTTGCTCCAACCTTTTAAGGATGATTTGGATGGCATGGTGGCTATCGCCATGTATCATGACAGACGTCCGAAGCCTCAGGAAGATGATATCAGTCCAAACCTGGAATCAGTCTTGATAATGTCGGCATAAGTCAACGCCAGACGTCTGGTAACAGAAGATTCCGCTGAGTGGAATTGTCTCCGATCCCTGTCGAAGCTGTTGCGGCGGGCTCAGCCATCTCTGATTCTGGCCGCCGTTCCACGTATAGTATGCAGTATCGAGATTGTAGAGGGAGAATCTGATGACAAAGCCTGCGGTATTCCTCTGCCCTTTGTAGGAATGTTCTTGCGCAGTGCCTGGATGGCATCACGTCCCCTCGGAGATTACGTGAAAGGGCCTGAATTTCATTGATGATTGAGGAGAAGAATGTGTGGGGTCCGCCGCATGGCACACGAAGACAAAGCGGGCAGTCAGCATCTAGCCCACAATCCGATGTAGCTTTCCACGGCCGTATCGTAAGGTTTTCTGTAATGCGGAGTTTGACGATTCGTCGTAGACTTTCTGCCTGATGACCGATCAAGACGTGTCAGGCTTCCCTTGCTGACTTTGCAGATTCTGACTCGGATCATACTGCAATCAGCATGACGCTCTCTGTTAAACGGCCGGGCAGCACACAGAGACAAAGATCGAGTATCTCGGCAGCCACGGTGTCACCAAAGAACCAAATTTGACATCAACGATTACATTCCGCTGCCAAAACCGCCGACCATTGTTCGTTTGATTGGTTCCAGACCGTCCGAATGTGGATTTTCTTCAGCGCCAGGGGCAACACGTGATGATCACGTGCAATTGCACCATCGATGCAAAAAGTGGCCAAGGCAAAGAGGCTTTGAAATCCGCAGGCAGTGGCTCCGTGATGCCGCGACCGGAGCCGTGTTGTAGGGGAGAGCCTTCGAGAGCCAGTATGGCGTGCTCAGCAAGGTGACCGATCCGTTGCGTTTGCTCTTCCACTGGTCCTGTCTCTCCCACTTCCTTGACATCACCACATCACTACTCTCTTTGCGGACTGCTCCAACACCAGCGCAACAACCCCATACTCCAGATCACATATCCCTTCAGACTTGTCCTTGTCCTGAAAGGTCTTTCAATTGAGACATATTGCTTGGCGCCGGTGGCAGATTCTGCACTCCATACCCCTCACGAGACCAGCGCAGTACCGTCGCAATGGGTTTCCGTGAGCGCTCCAACTCCTCCGACCAAGAGTCCGGATATGCTTCAGGTGGCAGCTCATCGCCTTCACTGCCTGAAGTGTACTTCACTCGCCCACATCTCAAATTCATCAACGCACAGCTCTCGAAGCTTGAGCCCCAGGACATCCTAAAATGGTGCATGACATCTCTTCCTCGCCTATACCAGACTTCGGCCTTCGGACTCACAGGTCTGGCGATCATGGACATGATCTCCAAGCTCGACTATACCCTCCGACCAGATATTGAGTGCATCTTCCTTGACACATTGTACCACTTCCCTCAGACTCTTGATCTCGTGGAGCGAGTGAAGGCGAGGTATCCCGGCATGACTGTCCACTCATACAAGCCTGAAGGATGCGAGACAACAGCAGACTTTGAGGCCAAGTTCGGCGAGAAGTTGTGGGAGAAGGATGACGAGAAGTATGACTTCGTCGCCAAAGTCGAGCCTGCTCAGCGGGCGTACCGGGAACTGGAGGTCGCTGCTGTGATTACTGGTCGACGGAGGACACAAGGCGGGAAGCGCGGCGATCTCGACATCGTGGAGGTCGACGAGGCAGGCTTGCTCAAGATCAACCCTCTTGCCAACTGGTCGTTCAAGGACGTCCAGTCATACATTGAATCAAACAATGTACCGGTTAATGAGCTTCTCAGTCAAGGGTATCGTTCCGTTGGTGACTGGCACTCAACACAGCCAGTGAAGGAGGGCGAGGATGAGCGTGCCGGTCGATGGAAGGGCCAGAAGAAGACCGAGTGCGGCATCCACAACAAGCGAAGCCGATATGCTATCTTcttgcaggagcaggaggaaaAGCGCCAAAAAGAGTTGGCTTCGGCTATCGAGGATGGATTGAACCGCAACTGCTCGCCGTTGGATGTCATCCGGCAAGCGTAGCTGGatgatgtcgtcgtcgttgtcgattCGTCATGAGAAAAGTTGCAAGGCCATCGAGCATAGAGTGGGGATTCTGCTAATTAGCATTGGGCGTTTCGAGGTGGGACTATCGCCGCCACAATCTGGCGCTGCGGAAAGCATGCTGCGAGCATTGCTGTTGATGAACATAAGAACGAAATGAAAGATACTTCTCTGTGTGCCTTGGTGATCCACCAAGGTGCTTGTATACGTTCCCAGATCCGTCTCACCTTTGTGGTAGGTTCGTCAACTGACAGGGTCGTGAGAGATAGGACAGCCTCGCCACTGGGGTCTTAAGCACGCCGTGATTCAAGACGCTCGTGGGGCGGGCATTGCTGGTCTGAACTTTTGCCTCCCATGTCCAGCGATAAGCACCTGTAGCTGGTGAAGCTGTTGCTCTCATAGGAGGCTGAGTCTGAGCTCCGTATCGTATATCGGTGGACTCCTTGTCTAGGTGTCGGTTTTGGATCCTTTGCTTCACACGGCATATTGGGCACTGACCCAACTGCGTGTGAGAGAAGATTCGCTGGAGTTCGGTAATCCTGATCATTCCTGCCGTGTTGAGCGGGCGCTATCACGTGGTGGTGGGTCATGAAGCCAGAAGTATCGCAATAGCATCGCAGAAGCATGGACAACGACTCGTTCATCTTCCAGCATGCTGCAAGCACCGTCtgggaaagagaagaagggaaTTTATCAGCAGAGATGAGCAGGTGAGGTGAGGAAGAAAAGACAAGCCGGGTGTGGGTGGTTCAAGAGGCACATCGCGCAGCAGGAGCCGGGTCGTCGCTTAGACGCCGACTCGTCGCTATACAGCACAGCTTCTGCAATTCTGCTCACACCGTAGCACGCCAGCAGGCAATGAAGAGTATTTCATGCCGCGCATATTTCTCTGGCCGTCCAATTGACCTATTTTCTTACTATCGCGATTGCCGACCTCTTTTCCCATTTCTTTGCGGCACCCCACGGTGATGAGCGCTGCGCTGTCCCAGGCCAAGTACAGACACGAGCTCCCTACATGACGCAGCACGGAGACTGGATATCATCGCCGTCGAGTGTTTCTTACGCGGCGTTTGTCTGTGTGCGACGCGGCATGAGACGATCTCAGTCTCCCACGATGCGGTGGGCGCGCAAGCGAGGCAGCACGGCTCATCCAGGCGTCTGATAACAGGCGCGCGCATTCGTCTCCCTTCACTGGGGGCAGACAGCGCCCACGCTGTAAACGACTCGTGTCACTCTGCGGCGAGGAGGGTCTACGACAGCAGGGAAGTCGTGCTGGGCGAAGGATGTGAAAGGGAGGGCTCGAAGTCGACAAAGAAGGGCTGATTTGGGCTGAGCGGAGATGAAAGCATGGCGTCTTCGTGTATGGCACTGACGACACAGCATACCACAATCACGGCAAGTGGGAAGGCTCTTCACTTGTTTTTCCTTTCCTCCCTCGCGGCGTGAAACAGACTGACGAACAGTATCCAACTCTACCTGCGGCACCCACTACTGGACCCAACGCGAGCGCTTGGCACAACGTAACCGTCATTCGCCGATCACGGTTCGCAGCTTCGTAGGGTTGTGCGAAAGCATcgacagcggcagcagcgctgAACAGCAGCACATCGACCACTGCGCTGGACCTGGTCAAATTGTCCCGACATCCTCACATCTTCGAACAAAGCCATCTCCAGCAAATCTTTTCTGCGCCTTCAACGCTCAACCGCGTGGCCGTGCCCCACTACAAATCGGAGTCGCGTCCACTCATCGGGATCCACAAACGGCAAGGCCGAAAGCACGTCAGACGAGTTTAAGCTTCCAAGTGGGCTGTCTACAAAAAGTTCCTGTCGCGGAATTGCATCTTGCACGAAACACGtcttctctttcctctcACTCACAATAATCATGGCAAACCCTCCTCATGGTGTGTAGACTTAGGCAGCAATCCGCTGAAATGCTAATTGTCGTTCAGGCGGCGTCCTCAAGGACCTGATCGCCCGCGATGCCCCGCGCAGACAACAACTCTCCGAGGAGGCCGAGAAGCTGCCAGCCATTGTCCTCTACGAACGCCAGCTGTGCGATCTGGAACTCATCCTCAACGGCGGCTTCTCCCCGCTCGAGGGTTTCATGAGCGAGAAAGACTACAATGGAGTCGTGGAGAACAACCGTCTCGCCGACGGCAACCTCTTCTCCATTCCTATCAACTTGGACGTGAACCAGAACCTGATCGACGAGGTCGGCATCAAAGCAGGTGCTCGCATCACGCTTCGTGACTCTCGTGACGACCGCAACCTCGCCATTTTGACTGTCGAGGATGTGTACAGGCCTGACAAGCAAAAAGAGGCCAAGGAAGTCTTTGGTGGTGATCCAGACCACCCGGCTGTCAAGTACCTCTTCAACCAGACTGGCGAATTCTACGTCGGAGGCAAGGTCGAGGCCATTGACCGCCTCCAGCACTACGACTACGTCGGCCTGCGCTACACACCTGCTGAGCTGCGCGCTCACTTTGACAAACTTGGCTGGTCCAAGGTTGTCGCTTTCCAGACCAGAAACCCAATGCATAGAGCTCACCGTGAGCTGACAGTCCGCGCTGCCCGCCAACGACAAGCCAACGTGCTTATCCACCCAGTCGTGGGCATGACCAAGCCTGGTGACATCGACCACTTCACCCGTGTCCGCGTGTACCAAGCACTCCTTCCACGATACCCCAACGGTATGGCCGTTCTCGGTCTGCTCCCGCTCGCTATGCGTATGGGTGGTCCTCGCGAGGCCATCTGGCACGCCATCATCCGAAAGAACCACGGTGCAACACACTTCATTGTCGGCCGTGACCACGCAGGTCCGGGCAAGAACAGCAAGGGGGAGGAAATCTATGGTCCATACGACGCACAGTACGCTGTGGAGAAGTATCGGGATGAGCTGGGAATCGAGGTCGTACCATTCCAGCAGATGACATATCTGCCAGACACCGACGAGTACAGGCCCAAGGATGAGGTGCCAAAGGAGATCAAGACATTGGACATTTCCGGCACTGAACTCCGCCGCCGTCTGCGAACGGGTGGAGACATTCCAGAGTGGTTCTCATACCCTGAAGTTGTCAAGGTGCTGAGAGAATCTCACCCACCTCGCAACAAGCAAGGTTTCACCGTCTTCCTCACCGGTCTCTACAACTCTGGCAAGGACGCCATTGCTCGCGCGCTGAACGTCACGCTCAACCAGCAAGGCGGCCGATCTGTCTCTCTCCTCCTCGGCGAGACTGTCCGCTCTGAATTGTCCTCCGAACTTGGCTTCTCCCCAGAGGACCGCGACAAGAACATCCAGCGCATTGGCTTTGTCGCTTCCGAGCTCACTCGTGCCGGTGCTGCTGTCATTGCCGGCCCTATCGCCCCATACTCCAAGTCGCGAAAGGCCGCTCGCGAGATTGTCGAGAAGCACGGCTCTTTCTATCTTATTCATGTCGCCACTCCCATCGAGCACGCCGAGAAGACAGATCGCCGTGGTATCTACGCCAAGGCTCGCGCCGGCGAGATCAAGGGTTTCACTGGTGTTGACGACCCATATGAGGAGCCAcaagagaaggaggcagatCTCACTGTTGATTTGACCAAGATTAACGTGAGAACTGCTGTGCACCAGATTGTGCTTTTGTTGGAGGCCGAGGGTCTGTTGGATCAACTATAAACGGGATACAGTCTGTTCGGGATATATAAACGGATGTTCTGCATAGATTTGATAACATTTCAATGGCGATGATCGAGACACTTCCAGACTTTTCTCccgctgcttcttcgctgtTGCCTCCTGCCAGCATGCATTCATTCCCTTGCCGCGCTCATTCCGTCTTCGCCAACCAACTCAATGCACCCACAATATATCCTTCCATACCCACTTTCATCGTGGGCTGAATCTGCGGCGCGAACAGCCCACTATGATTCACCGGAATTCCGTGCGAGAGTGTTCCAGCTTTCTCATGCTCATCCCACAACTCATGAGGCGTTCCTCCATACATGAAGAAACTCGTAGGCCTGTCCACTGCCGTACCCAAGATACTAAAATCCTCCGATCCAGAAAGTTTAGCGCAGCAAGACGTATATTGAATGTCCTGTTGGCTGATATCTTTCGAAGCAGGATCAACGAAGTGAGCCGTGAAATTATTCTCCAGGACTTCAGTTATGGTTTCGTCGTTGATCGTTAAAGGAAAGTCCCGTGTAATTAGGATTGTAGGATCTTTCACGCCTCGAAGGGAATCTGATTCTGCTTTGACGATTCTGCGAACACTAGCGAGGGCGTGTTCGCGAGTGTTTTGATCGACGGCTCGGATATCGACTGAGATTTTAGCGTCGTCAACTACGATGTTTTCTGTATCGCCTGCTTGGACGCTGGCGACAGTGACGACGCAGGAATCCATCGGGTCGACTTCGCGAGAGACGATGGTTTGGAGTTTGAGGACTGTATGAGCGGCCATTATGACGGGATCGACAAGGCGGTGAGGCATACTGGCGTGGCCGCCGCGGCCGTGGAGGGTTATACGCATGGAGTCTGCGGAGGTGGCGATGAGGCCGCGGCGGGTGCCGAGGGCGCCGGAGCGCCAGGGGACGACGTGGGCGCCTAGGACGATGTCTGGGATGGGGACTGCGTGGCGGTTTGGGTCGTAGAGGCCGTCGTTGACCATGTCGCGGGCGCCTGTGCCGCGTTCTTCGGCGGGttggaagatgaggaggagggtgCCGGTCCAGTGCTCGCGGGCTGAGATGAGGGTGTGGGCTGCGCCGAGGAGACAGGTGATGTGCATGTCGTGGCCGCAGGCGTGCATGACGGGGACTTCTTGGCCGTTTTGGGCGGAGACTTGACGGGCTTTGGAAGCGTATGGCAAGCCAGTGCGTTCTTCTACTGGGAGGGCATCGAAGTCGGCACGAAGCAGTACAGTCTTGCCTGGTCCATTGGAGAGGAGAGCAGCAATTCCATATCCACCGATGTTCGGGCGGATGTCGAAGTCGGGCGAGATCTTCTTCAGTTCTTCGATGATCCGGGCAGCAGTCTCTTTCTCTTGATTGGAGAGCTCAGGGTGAGCGTGAAAATACTTGTATAGATCTTCATAGTACGCAAACTCCGGTCGGTACTTGCTGGTGACTTCGGAGATGGTGGGGGCCATTGTGGATGATGAAGTGGGCAGGGCAGTGAAGCTGCAAATACAAGTTGGAGTAAGTACAATACCTACATACAAATACAAGTCTGCACAGAACTAACTTGTGTCGACGATGTAGTCATAAAGTGAGGTCGAGATGTGACCGCCGCAGTAGCCGTGCCGTCCATTGAAGCTTGCCCGAGCTCCCGAAAAGTGGGGACGGTACAAGAAGCTGGCCGAACATCCATGAATGCAGTGCTCAGCAGATTACAGATTGCAGCATACGATGTCGGCTGATAGTCATATTCGTGCACATGATGGAGCGCGTGAACCGCTTGATCATCATGCTGCTGCCTCCTCGCTGAGCTTTGCCCATGGTTGTCTGAACTCGAGCAGATCACGTTGCCCGAATACCTCGCCAACAATGACCAAAATCGTGTCGAGCGTTGCAAGTGTATTTTCCGTAGGCTTGCCGTGATGAGTGCTGACTTGCTGGTTGCTTGTTGTCATTGAGTTTGGTCCCTCACCTGCTTCAGTTTCTGCTGCATCTTCAAGCTGGCCATCAACACTCGCCGCCGGAGTCTGTTCCCTCCGCTCCATAGCTTCGAGGTGCGCCGCGGCTTCTGGATCGAAAAAGTGCAGCTGAAGAAAGATGACTCGCTTACCGAGCTCACGCAGTGGATAGACTTGGTCGTTGGTCATATtcccaacatcatcaagtcGACAGAGGAGCGACCATATCCAGGCACTGGTGACAGTCTTGATGTTCTTACCCTTCAGCAAGTAcgagctctgcagcagcttgaGTAGATTGAAAATGGTCTCCTCGTTCATAGCACGCAATTGAGCTGGCATGGGCGATTGGGAGCCTAAGATACGATGCCATTCGGCGCGGAGTCCCTTGTTGCCCTCTGGGAATGAGGTTGGGTAGCCGTCACCAAGCTCTGCTAGTTTTGCGGATGTGGTATTCATATGGAGATGTTTCCGCTGCATGATGAAGCGGTCTTTCAGGGCTTTCGAAAAGACTCGTTGGGGATCTGTGTTGTCGTCTGCTGCGACAGCTGTCGGTTCTGGCCGTGCGATGTACGTGCCATCGTCGGCCAGATAGCCATTGTCAGcgtcgtcttctccttcttcgtcgctgtgGTTGTCACAGACTTGCCGTGATGCTGCCAGGATCTCAGGCAGTCCCTGTCTTTCTGCCCGGACAGATTCTAGATATGCCAGCGCTTCTTCCGTTGTGCTGTCATAGTCCTCTTCGTTGTAGTTATCGTCATCGTTTGCTGCAGCACCTAAAGTGACGCGTTGTCCTGTGTCAGACTTTCCAACGCCGCGCTGTCTCTTGCTGGTCGATGCTTGTGGTATTGGTGCTGCTCCTTGCCGGTGatcttcatctccatctgGCCCATCCGCGTATCCTAGCTCTCTTGGTTCTCGTGGCGCTGGCACGGCATTCTGCTTGTCCTCGAGTCCTGGCGCTGTGtcggcttcagcttctgctccaAGTGTCGCTTCAggctcttcctcatcatcgggATATTCGGCAATCTGATAGTTTGCGAGCGCGCTCTCGTCTGAAGCCATTTCCGGTGCCGCGTCGACTGGGAGAGTCgcgacttcgacatcttcgtcgtcggacCCGTAACTGAGCAAAACGCGTTTGTTAGGATCATAGGTAGCTTCGGGTCCGCACTTGGGCTTGTCGCGTTCTCTGCGCCGCTTCGGCATGTTTGTGCGAAGATTGTGGTGAACGAGGCGATGTTCGTGGTCATCAATGTCAACGATGGGAGCGGGAGAGTTTCTTGGCAAAGGTGATGGATCGCGACTTCACGCGTTTGCATTCTGTGACCCATCTAACGCTCATGTCTATGATACAATTCGTGGCCCATGATTGCACGATTGGGCTCGGATGCCCAAGCCGCTGACGAGCTTGCCTATCCTTGCTCCTATGTTGGCCGCGCGTCTTCCTGATTGTCGAGCACATCAGCCCATCCACACCACAGCCTTCTTCAGGACTCGGCTCTTGGTATACCCCTGTCCTTCAGCATCGCCAGCGATCGCGACGACTGGACTGCAGACCAAGATGATCGGCTTCCCTTCTAGTGCTCCTGAGTCGTTTTCAAGATCCCTAACGTGCAAGGAATGAGCCTCGAGCAGCGCCGACGTCCCACTGTACACATCGACGCCCTTGGTCTCCTTAGCGAGTCTTGCCTGATCGAAGACTTCCATTCGTCCTTTGCGAGTCCACAGCTTCCAGGACAGCTCAGCAGCCTCGTTGACCACAGCCTCCAATCCAGATCGAGCATTTGCCAAATCATCTGCTGTAATCTCGCCCAAGAGCTGGTCGAGGAGTCCAGCAGCGAGCTGAGATACGGCCTTCTTACGGCTTCGATCGACAACGCCTCTGAGGTACTTCGTCCCGTACGAAGTATCCTTCTGCGACGGGTCCAGTAAGCGCAGCAATTGGTATCGGAGGCCTTCGCCTCCTGCCTCATCACCTACACCAACAGTCAGCATATCTCAAGCAGCGACATCACTCGATGCATACCATGACCAGTCAACTCGATCAAATTGGCCATTGACTTCGCCTCGGTCTCGTGCAACATATCTTCGTCGAGCTGTCCTGCGAAAATGAAGAACGGATTACCGATGATCTTGTGCATGATTTCGAAGGAAGCAACAGCCGCGAGcagcattgctgctgctttacCGGGCTTGCTCGTAGACTTGTTTTGCGCCAGGTGCCCATGCAAGCTGAACGCATTTGCTGCGCATCCTTTGTCTATGCTGGCGCAGACAAGCCGGGCAAAGCCTTTCGAATCCAGACCTTGGTCACGGAAGAGAGCTGAGCACTCGATGGCCCACTGGCGAACGCGAGCGACGATTGACTTAAGCTCGCTTTGAATCTCCGAATTCGCAATTGGCGCCCATTGCGTGGATTCGACTGACTTCATGCGGGCTGCTTGCATGCCCCGGATGGTCTCCAGTTGCTGTTCGATCTGCGCTTCAAGCTTTCTGCAGGTCTTTTGCGCTCCCTGACTCTGATCTCGCAGATCTGATGCTGCTCTCTTCGCAGCCAAAATCTGCTGGTTGGCGGTGTTACGAAGCTCTTTCATATCTCTCGCAGCCTTCGCATCCGCCTCACTGATGACTCGTTGGACTTCGGCTGTATGCTCGATCTTCATGCGGTCCACCGTGGACTGCAAGTTTTTGATACGGTTGTTGCGTGCTTCTACTGCTGCGTCGTCCTGCTCGAACACGATATGCCGACGATGCTGTAGCTGTCGTAGCAGATCTTGGACTTTAGCGTTGAGTGCGTCATTTTCTCTCAGGACATCTGCCAACTCCTCTTCGTCGTGCTCCTGGATCGCATCCTCGATCtctggcggcggcgagccaTAACCTAAGATCCAGCCAATGGCCTTGGGAATCCAACTACCGCTCTCTCGGCGCTGCTGGTTGCGCCGGTCGCCACGATAGCGGTCTCTCGCATCTGGACGTCTCGGCTCGTACGAATTGCGTACGTTGTCGGCTTCCGGGTGTGGTCTCTTCGTCGGCGGGTTGAGGCGGCCTGCACTGCTGTCACGCAGCTCATAGCGCTTTTCTGGGGCTGGGAAATGTATGAACGACATGATTGATGGACCTTCGAGTAGCCAGCAGGATGATGTCGTGATTGAAGTTGGTGTTGGCTTGAGGATCTTGCAAAGACCTACTTGCAGCTTGACGTCGCTTCACTTTAGGGCGTTTCAAAGCTTCACATGTGAAAAAAGGCGGCAAACAATAGGATGGCTGGAGCTGTATTGTGCAGTAGCTTGACCTCACTTCCATTCACATGCTAATGGCTGCCTAGAGCTTCAGGCTCATGGTGAAACCGACACCGCCAACCTCAAAAGCTGCTGGCATCACACTTTGCTTTAACGTCAACAGTAGCAACGACATCAACAGCCATTGCCCTGGTCACATCTCCGAAATGGTCAGCGTCAACTCAGCCCCCCCACCGTACTCAGTGCTCAATGGTGGTGCGAATGCAGCGACTGTCCACAAGCTCGTTGTCGGCGTCGACTTCGGCACCACTTACACCGGCATCAGTTGGGTGTCTACCGAGGGCGGCCATGTCAAGATCTTGGAAGATGTTCATTGCGTGAGAGACTGGTATCGATCTTTGTGACCCGACACAGCATTACCATTGCTAACAATCAGTAGGCCAGGACCGGGAAGAGACGGTGACTTCTCCTGGAAGACTCCATCTCGCATCGCATATGCCAAGGAGAATGATAACGCATCGAGCAACGCGTGGGGCTACGAAGTCTTGCCACGCTACAAGTCCTTTGCTTGGATGAAGCTGCTTCTCGACCCAAAGCAGGCGACTAAATACGATGATCCAAGCCTTGGCGACAGTGAAGGTACCGGTGTCTTGAGCAGACCAGCAGGCAAGTCTGCCGTTGATTTATGCGCCGACTTCCTGGCTGAAGTGGGCAAATTTGCGTACGAATCGCTTTCCAAACGCCTATCTGTCGA
It contains:
- the MET3 gene encoding Sulfate adenylyltransferase, translated to MANPPHGGVLKDLIARDAPRRQQLSEEAEKLPAIVLYERQLCDLELILNGGFSPLEGFMSEKDYNGVVENNRLADGNLFSIPINLDVNQNLIDEVGIKAGARITLRDSRDDRNLAILTVEDVYRPDKQKEAKEVFGGDPDHPAVKYLFNQTGEFYVGGKVEAIDRLQHYDYVGLRYTPAELRAHFDKLGWSKVVAFQTRNPMHRAHRELTVRAARQRQANVLIHPVVGMTKPGDIDHFTRVRVYQALLPRYPNGMAVLGLLPLAMRMGGPREAIWHAIIRKNHGATHFIVGRDHAGPGKNSKGEEIYGPYDAQYAVEKYRDELGIEVVPFQQMTYLPDTDEYRPKDEVPKEIKTLDISGTELRRRLRTGGDIPEWFSYPEVVKVLRESHPPRNKQGFTVFLTGLYNSGKDAIARALNVTLNQQGGRSVSLLLGETVRSELSSELGFSPEDRDKNIQRIGFVASELTRAGAAVIAGPIAPYSKSRKAAREIVEKHGSFYLIHVATPIEHAEKTDRRGIYAKARAGEIKGFTGVDDPYEEPQEKEADLTVDLTKINVRTAVHQIVLLLEAEGLLDQL
- a CDS encoding uncharacterized protein (MEROPS:MER0002007), encoding MAPTISEVTSKYRPEFAYYEDLYKYFHAHPELSNQEKETAARIIEELKKISPDFDIRPNIGGYGIAALLSNGPGKTVLLRADFDALPVEERTGLPYASKARQVSAQNGQEVPVMHACGHDMHITCLLGAAHTLISAREHWTGTLLLIFQPAEERGTGARDMVNDGLYDPNRHAVPIPDIVLGAHVVPWRSGALGTRRGLIATSADSMRITLHGRGGHASMPHRLVDPVIMAAHTVLKLQTIVSREVDPMDSCVVTVASVQAGDTENIVVDDAKISVDIRAVDQNTREHALASVRRIVKAESDSLRGVKDPTILITRDFPLTINDETITEVLENNFTAHFVDPASKDISQQDIQYTSCCAKLSGSEDFSILGTAVDRPTSFFMYGGTPHELWDEHEKAGTLSHGIPVNHSGLFAPQIQPTMKVGMEGYIVGALSWLAKTE
- a CDS encoding uncharacterized protein (BUSCO:EOG09264FVQ) codes for the protein MGFRERSNSSDQESGYASGGSSSPSLPEVYFTRPHLKFINAQLSKLEPQDILKWCMTSLPRLYQTSAFGLTGLAIMDMISKLDYTLRPDIECIFLDTLYHFPQTLDLVERVKARYPGMTVHSYKPEGCETTADFEAKFGEKLWEKDDEKYDFVAKVEPAQRAYRELEVAAVITGRRRTQGGKRGDLDIVEVDEAGLLKINPLANWSFKDVQSYIESNNVPVNELLSQGYRSVGDWHSTQPVKEGEDERAGRWKGQKKTECGIHNKRSRYAIFLQEQEEKRQKELASAIEDGLNRNCSPLDVIRQA